A single genomic interval of Spinacia oleracea cultivar Varoflay chromosome 6, BTI_SOV_V1, whole genome shotgun sequence harbors:
- the LOC110778486 gene encoding tubulin beta-8 chain — MREILHIQGGQCGNQIGAKFWEVVCAEHGIDQTGRYQGESDLQFERVNVYYNEASCGRFVPRAVLMDLEPGTMDSVRSGPYGQIFRPDNFVFGQSGAGNNWAKGHYTEGAELIDSVLDVVRKEAENCDCLQGFQVCHSLGGGTGSGMGTLLISKIREEYPDRMMLTFSVFPSPKVSDTVVEPYNATLSVHQLVENADECMVLDNEALYDICFRTLKLTTPSFGDLNHLISATMSGVTCCLRFPGQLNSDLRKLAVNLIPFPRLHFFMVGFAPLTSRGSQQYRALTVPELTQQMWDAKNMMCAADPRHGRYLTASAMFRGKMSTKEVDEQMIHVQNKNSSYFVEWIPNNVKSTVCDIPPTGLKMASTFIGNSTSIQEMFRRVSEQFTAMFRRKAFLHWYTGEGMDEMEFTEAESNMNDLVSEYQQYQDATAEEDEYGDEEEEYLED, encoded by the exons ATGAGAGAGATTTTGCACATTCAAGGAGGCCAATGCGGGAACCAAATCGGCGCCAAATTTTGGGAAGTCGTATGCGCTGAGCACGGTATCGACCAAACGGGTCGCTACCAGGGCGAGTCGGACCTCCAATTCGAGCGAGTCAATGTGTACTACAACGAAGCCAGTTGCGGGCGGTTCGTTCCTCGGGCCGTGCTCATGGACCTTGAACCAGGAACCATGGATAGTGTCCGGTCTGGGCCTTACGGGCAGATTTTCCGGCCTGATAACTTTGTCTTCGGGCAGTCTGGGGCAGGTAATAATTGGGCGAAAGGTCATTATACTGAAGGTGCTGAGCTTATTGACTCTGTTCTTGATGTTGTTCGTAAGGAGGCTGAGAATTGTGACTGTCTTCAAG GGTTTCAAGTATGTCATTCACTAGGAGGTGGTACTGGATCAGGTATGGGAACCCTCCTAATATCGAAAATCAGAGAGGAATACCCAGACCGAATGATGCTGACCTTTTCGGTCTTCCCATCACCTAAGGTGTCCGATACTGTGGTTGAGCCTTACAATGCCACACTCTCCGTTCACCAGCTCGTTGAGAATGCAGATGAGTGTATGGTGCTTGACAATGAGGCTCTATACGATATCTGCTTCCGTACCCTTAAGCTTACAACTCCTAGCT TTGGAGACCTGAACCATCTGATCTCTGCAACGATGAGTGGAGTTACTTGCTGCCTTCGATTCCCTGGACAGCTAAACTCAGATCTCAGGAAGCTTGCTGTGAACCTGATTCCTTTCCCCCGTCTGCACTTCTTCATGGTTGGATTTGCACCACTTACATCTCGTGGGTCCCAGCAGTATCGTGCACTCACTGTCCCTGAACTTACCCAACAAATGTGGGATGCCAAAAACATGATGTGTGCTGCTGATCCCCGGCATGGTAGATATCTCACTGCATCAGCCATGTTCCGTGGCAAGATGAGCACCAAGGAGGTTGACGAGCAGATGATTCATGTACAGAACAAGAATTCATCCTACTTTGTAGAGTGGATTCCAAACAATGTAAAGTCCACTGTCTGTGACATCCCACCCACAGGGTTGAAGATGGCTTCCACATTCATCGGGAATTCAACATCAATTCAAGAAATGTTCCGCCGTGTAAGTGAGCAGTTCACTGCCATGTTCCGCAGAAAGGCCTTCTTGCATTGGTACACTGGTGAAGGAATGGACGAGATGGAGTTCACTGAAGCAGAAAGCAACATGAATGATTTAGTTTCTGAGTATCAGCAATACCAGGACGCGACTGCTGAGGAGGATGAATACGGAGATGAGGAGGAGGAATACCTGGAGGATTAG
- the LOC110778493 gene encoding LOW QUALITY PROTEIN: serine racemase (The sequence of the model RefSeq protein was modified relative to this genomic sequence to represent the inferred CDS: substituted 1 base at 1 genomic stop codon) → MDLKKDNWTDQYAADLSSIKEAHKRIKSVIHNTPVISSETLDGMAGRRLLFKCECFQKGGAFKFRGASNAILSLDEEQASKGVVTHSSGNHAAALSLAAQMRGIPAYIVVPSNAPKCKVKNVVRYGGEVIWCEPTFQSRQITADKVQQDTGAVLIHPYNDSRIISGQGTISLELLEQFPXIDTIIVPISGGGLISGVALAAKSINPSIRVLAAEPVGANDAALSKESGRLVTLPQTNTIADGLRAFLGDLTWPIVRDFVDAVITVEDKEIVEAMKLCYEILKVAVEPSGAIGLAAVLSDSFQKNPLWTDSKNVAIIVSGGNVDLDVLWEALSK, encoded by the exons ATGGACTTGAAGAAAGACAATTGGACTGATCAATATGCTGCTGATCTTTCTTCCATCAAGGAAGCCCATAAGCGTATTAAGTCCGTTATTCACAACACTCCTGTTATTTCCTCTGAAACATTGGATGGGATGGCTGGTAGGAGACTGCTCTTCAAATGTGAATGCTTTCAGAAGGG AGGGGCTTTTAAGTTCAGAGGTGCTTCAAACGCTATACTTTCACTTGATGAGGAACAAGCCTCTAAAGGAGTGGTAACTCATAGCAG TGGAAACCATGCCGCTGCATTGTCCTTGGCTGCCCAAATGCGGGGAATCCCTGCTTATATAGTTGTTCCGAGTAATGCACCAAAATGCAAAGTTAAGAATGTAGTACGGTATGGAGGCGAGGTAATCTGGTGTGAGCCCACGTTCCAGTCACGGCAAATTACTGCTGATAAGGTACAACAAGATACTGGTGCAGTTCTTATACATCCATATAATGACAGCCGTATTATTAG TGGACAAGGGACAATATCACTTGAGCTTTTGGAGCAGTTCCCTTAAATAGACACCATAATAGTTCCAATAAGTG GTGGCGGTCTTATATCAGGTGTAGCACTTGCTGCCAAATCGATCAATCCATCCATTCGAGTTCTGGCTGCAGAGCCTGTTGGAGCCAATGATGCAGCTCTGTCTAAAGAAAGTGGCAGATTAGTTACATTGCCTCAGACCAACACAATTGCTGATGGACTTAGAGCTTTCCTTGGGGACCTAACTTG GCCCATTGTTCGAGATTTTGTGGATGCTGTAATCACAGTGGAAGATAAGGAAATAGTAGAAGCTATGAAGCTTTGCTATGAAATTCTCAAGGTTGCAGTAGAACCTAGCGGAGCCATAGGTCTTGCTGCTGTTTTGTCCGACAGCTTTCAGAAAAATCCTTTGTGGACAGATAGCAAGAATGTAGCTATTATAGTTTCAGGAGGTAATGTTGATCTGGACGTGCTTTGGGAGGCGTTGAGCAAATGA